A single region of the Lycium barbarum isolate Lr01 chromosome 2, ASM1917538v2, whole genome shotgun sequence genome encodes:
- the LOC132628804 gene encoding uncharacterized protein LOC132628804, translating into MEDINIQQLIPINEVFKLGQWDWTVLVPYPSDQIKEIINNFYISLDHNTEDTPYWTPAETGNFLVSSSWNLLRHKKPIAPIDSRLWHKDVPYKMSCIAWREIHYRLPTDDKVAKKFKITFVSKCFCCIGTDMIPGIETAEHLFCNGNFAQLVWSFFAGRMGINTRNSNLRDLLHRCWNCTTKNHIAPYILKILPPIIMWELWGSRCNSRYEEEKPSTIRSISLIFFNIYQLSKRTFANLEIPNNWNNLLKLMEPKLVDTFSVAIKWIKPPLLFVKMNLDGSCVGSSSGGGGVVRDSMGNFIMSFILPLGIGTSNTAEANAFLFGLKWCIDNGYNLIIAETDSLLLRNCISESLVTR; encoded by the coding sequence ATGGAGGATATCAATATTCAACAGCTAATTCCTATCAATGAGGTGTTCAAACTAGGTCAATGGGATTGGACAGTTCTAGTTCCATACCCCAGTGATCAGATCAAAGAAATCATCAACAATTTCTACATTAGCCTAGACCACAACACTGAGGATACCCCGTACTGGACACCTGCTGAGACAGGAAATTTCTTAGTCTCTTCATCTTGGAACCTTCTCAGACATAAGAAACCAATAGCCCCTATTGATTCAAGATTATGGCACAAAGATGTCCCCTACAAAATGTCTTGTATCGCTTGGAGGGAAATTCACTATAGGCTTCCAACTGATGATAAAGTAGCCAAGAAATTCAAAATTACCTTTGTTTCTAAATGTTTTTGTTGTATTGGTACAGACATGATTCCAGGAATAGAGACAGCTGAACATCTCTTCTGCAATGGGAATTTTGCACAATTGGTATGGAGCTTCTTTGCAGGAAGGATGGGAATCAACACCAGAAATTCAAACCTCAGGGATTTGCTACACAGATGCTGGAATTGCACAACAAAAAATCATATAGCGCCTTACATTCTGAAGATTCTCCCACCTATCATAATGTGGGAACTTTGGGGATCAAGGTGCAATTCTAGATATGAAGAAGAAAAGCCCTCAACCATCAGATCTATCTCCCTTATCTTCTTCAACATCTACCAGTTGTCCAAGAGAACCTTTGCAAATCTGGAAATCCCAAATAATTGGAATAATCTCCTCAAACTTATGGAACCTAAACTAGTTGACACTTTCTCTGTGGCTATCAAATGGATCAAACCACCTCTTCTTTTTGTAAAGATGAATTTAGATGGATCGTGTGTTGGTAGCTCAAGTGGAGGAGGTGGGGTGGTTAGAGATTCGATGGGAAATTTTATAATGTCTTTTATTCTTCCGCTGGGAATTGGCACTAGCAACACTGCCGAGGCAAATGCTTTTCTTTTTGGTCTCAAGTGGTGCATCGACAATGGATACAATCTCATTATTGCGGAGACTGATTCCCTACTTCTTCGAAACTGCATTTCAGAAAGTTTGGTCACACGATAG